The stretch of DNA CCACCAGGGCCTTGGTAAAACGAGCTAACTCGTGATCGGCACCTTGATCTGATGGAACCCATCCTTAAGATCAAGTAGTGTGAATATCGACATGCCACTTAAGCGCGACAAACAGTTTTCGATTAACGGAAaaggatatttttgtttaacgaCTCGACAATTTAATGGCCTCAAATCGACGCAAAGCCTAATttctccgtttttttttcacaggTATTACCCTGGCGCAATACGGCGATACGCTGTTTTTTATGATGCCACGCTCAAGGAGGTCGTCCGTAATTTTGCGTATATGTATGCGTTCCGCATACGCGAAACGTCGCGGCGCATACGCGTAGATGGAGTCATCCTTCAAATGTACTCTCACCTCGTAATTGTCTTCGACAGGTACGATTTTCTTTtcctctattttatttaataaactaagCAATTCGTTTTTCGTCTCTAAATCTAAGCTACTAATAtctaattcaaaatttttttctagattAACGGCATTctcattatttacatataacgGCAGTTGTTCAAACAAACCAACAGTGCTCGTGAATTCTGCTGACTCACGGCTTCGTCTAATCAAGGTGAGTTTTTGTTTGTCTAAAAACTCTCTTCCCAAGATCATGTCTCCGTCGAACGGttcgtttaatatatacaattcaatttcgtatttttttccgcCAAGTTCGCTTAATGTTATCTCTGTTTGTACGACTCCTTGTACATTTAACCGTTCCCGGCTgagattaatgaaattttattcggcaatttaaaatttttaataaacggtctgattttttctaaataaatccCTTTATCGACAAACGAGACTGGACTTCCGGTATCGACTAACGCACGAATTTTACATTCTTTCCCGCAGATGCTCGAGATTTCCGCAAATGGCTCGGTAATTTCCAAGTTTCCACCCGTGGCTACGGAAACGCAAGCCACCACCTCTTCTTCCTCGTCATCGACGGTAACGGCGGCTGCTACCGTGGCCATCGAAGACCTCTGAGCCGTCGGCGGTTTCCCGCCGTTTCTATCCTTGACTTTAGGGCAGTCAAACTGACGGTGCCCTTTCGACTTGCAGTAGAAACACGTGAGTTCACCGCGACAATCCTTATGcgaatgtcttttttttccgcaGTTTCTACACGCGGTAGTATTCACGGATTTTACCGCACTCGCGACTGCCGTGGATTTTCTATCTGTCTCAGTATTTCCTTCCGCAATTGTTCGCATTTTCGCGAGAAATCCGTCTATCGAGATATCGGATATCGAGAGGGCTATGGCCCTTAGCGAACCCTGCGATATTCCGCCAATCAGCATGTGAATCGCGTCACTCGTCGGCAAATTCAAGTTTTTCATAAGCGCGAGCTTCGCGATCGCGTACTGGTCAAAGGATTCTTTTCCCGGAATCCATTTCCGCGCCTCTAATTTCTGCATTGCCTTATAGAATGACACttgttttttaaacattttcagtAAATCCGTTTTCAACGCCTGCCACGACTCAATTATTTCACCCGTCTGGATCTCGTACCATTGACGGGCAAACTTTACGAGCTTACTGGACGCGGCCAGCAACGTTATCCCGTCGGACGCTCCGTGGATTTCCGCCACTTTGTCCACGCGATTCGACCACACTTCGACATTTTCGTCGTCACTCCCGCCAAATTCCGGTATTTGTGAGGCCAACCAGCTTACCGCATTTCCGGCCGGTAAGGCGCTCGCATTCGAGAGCAATCTACTCTGTCCGTTATTCGAATAATTACTTTGGTTCGATCGTACATTACCCGATGTTGATCTCTGCAGAGTTACCAGCCCGCTCGGACCAGCTGTCCCCTCGTCCTGGGCTATCGGTACACTCGCTTCCTGTGGCGCCAGCCTCTGCAACACCTGGAGCAAGatctgctgctgctgctgcatcATCACCGTCATCTCCGTGATGGTATGGCAGAGAGCTCCTGCATTTGGTGGATCTGCATCGATGGCTCGACTCGAGGACGACTCTGCTGGATCGTGCATCACACCCGTCTCTCTCGGCATCTCCAACGTCCTGTCGGTATGGCTCGTCTTTTCCAGGTAAGTTAAAATTTGATCTACCAATAAATCGCGGTCGTTTGAGACCGGTAATTGGTATCTTTTTGCCTCTCTCTGGAGCTGCTCTAATGAAGCCTTTTCTAGGTCTTCTCTGTCCATCATGGACCTGGTTTTCGGCATTCTAATGCCCGGCACGACTCCAATCAGGATTCTTCGGCCTCTTCAATTCGAcgcggatttgaaaaatccgTTGATCGACCCGTCACGTTCCGACGGCAAATTTTGCCTCTTTCGACTCGACGCGGATTACTTCCGCCTGTACACTGCTTCTACTCGACACGACAAGAGTTTTTGTCACTTTTTCGACTCGACGCGGACTTATTCAGTCCGATAAATGTTccgataaatgttttaataaatgttccGTTACGACACAATAaagttcgttttttttttttttttgaaccTTCGACTCGACACAGGTTTAATGAGCCCGTAATCCCATCCGACACGACACGGCAATGTTCGTTTTTTCAAACTTTCGACTCGACACGGGTATAATAAGCCCGTAATCCCATCCGACACGACACGGGTATAATGAGCCCGTAATCCCACTTCTGAGCTGAAAGAAGCCTTATAGAATCTTTCGATTATCGACTTCTTAATAGGAATATTCTTATTGTTCAAAGATAATTCAAACGACTGCGACGGTTACGTCCTAGACGCGACCCtggtta from Linepithema humile isolate Giens D197 chromosome 2, Lhum_UNIL_v1.0, whole genome shotgun sequence encodes:
- the LOC136997756 gene encoding uncharacterized protein gives rise to the protein MTVMMQQQQQILLQVLQRLAPQEASVPIAQDEGTAGPSGLVTLQRSTSGNVRSNQSNYSNNGQSRLLSNASALPAGNAVSWLASQIPEFGGSDDENVEVWSNRVDKVAEIHGASDGITLLAASSKLVKFARQWYEIQTGEIIESWQALKTDLLKMFKKQVSFYKAMQKLEARKWIPGKESFDQYAIAKLALMKNLNLPTSDAIHMLIGGISQGSLRAIALSISDISIDGFLAKMRTIAEGNTETDRKSTAVASAVKSVNTTACRNCGKKRHSHKDCRGELTCFYCKSKGHRQFDCPKVKDRNGGKPPTAQRSSMATVAAAVTVDDEEEEVVACVSVATGGNLEITEPFAEISSICGKECKIRALVDTGSPVSFVDKGIYLEKIRPFIKNFKLPNKISLISAGNG